TCTCATCTGTGTCATTAATTATTGTCTATACCTCGAGCAGTTCactctgggcttgtcttcacCCACACCTCTacagcagctgtgccactgcagacACTagtgtagcgcttcagtgaagacactagtacgctgatgggagaagtgggtgtagttaatccacctccccgagaggcggtagctatgtcgctgggggaagctctcctgttgatgtagtgctgtctacaccaggggttaggatGGTATGGAGTTTTCacatacccctgagcgacataattaTACTCATATAggtctgtagcgtagacctggccttatTCGTCTCCTCTCTAAACGTCCCTACGGAAATTTCTCCACATTCCTAATAATTTGTGTTTCATTTCCATTCTCTGGACATTTTCTGTTTGTGCTCTCTTTAGGGATGAGCAGAACTGAGCACACTATTCCAGAGAAGTTCCTGCCAGTCATTACAATACAGTATTATTctctatttatttagatttacaaAGACCTCTGTTTGGACAATCTTCTTAGGTGGAGTCAGCATACCATAGAAGAGAAGACAGCTGTTCCTACCTCCACACATCATTAACTAACCGAAGTTTTACCCCCAAAATGGAGAATGTCAAAGATTCCATGAAGcccactagggactttgctacTGCTTCTGATTTTacctggaaggtgctcagataccagggtgatgggtcactgtataaaacagacagatggCTGGATAGAAAGACAGATATGTATGGGGATGGAGCATGGATCATTTAACCCAAAACTTCTCCAACCCACAGCCCTCCCCAAACACCTGGGGTGGAAACGGTCTTTGTTGCATCCCCAGAAGGTCACTTGGTGCTGGTGGAGGGGGACCAGGGACAGGGAAGAGCACTCTAGGTTGGGGTGCCCTGGtggagaatgccctgccagcagccccccgcCACTTCCTAGTCAAGGGGCCCCAGTCCGAGCGCCTCCCCCTACAACCCGGCCAGAGATCCCAGAGAACCCTCCTTGGAGGGCTGCAGTCGGGGGTGCACCGAGAGTCACAGCCCTTCTGCGGGCTCCCCGCTGGGATGAGGGTTCCCCCAGGTGCCTGCTAGTGGCGCAGGAGTCCTGCAGCCCTTGCACCGGCGGGTCTCTCCCGGAATGTGGGGCGGCGGCTCCCCCCAGGCAAAGGCTGCCATCTGCCCGACTCCCCGCTGCGGGATGTGAGCGCCCCCGAGCGGCGGAGACCGGACAGCCCCACTGCGCAAGAGCAGGAGAGAGTGCGGGGGGCTGGCCCCAGTACGCCCAAGGCAGCCCCCGGCCATGGCACCAGCCGGCCCCGCCcggctgctggggcaggggaggctgctgCCGCCGCGGGCCTGGCTCCCCGGCCCGAGCCAGTCACATGGTGCCTGATCTCCCTGCCCAGCGCGGCCGGTCGCGCTTCCTGGGCCgggcaggaagcagcatggaGCTCGGCCGCGGCTGCTGAGCGAGGCGGCATCGGATCAGCCTCTGCGCGCGGGGCCCCGCAGCGGCTGCCCGGATGGCTGCTCAGGTACCAGCCGCAGCGCGGCCCCTGCCCCGAGACAGGACGCGGAGCTCCGCAGCCTTTCCATAGCCCCGTGCCCCCGCGCCTCCCAAACGGTGCTGCTCCATGCACCCCCCCTCTAGCACCGAGCCGTTCTCCAACAGCTCCCTTCTGTAGCTCTGAGCCCCACACCATGCACCCTCCCTAGAGCTCTGAGCCCCATAGCCCCAACAGCGCTGCGCCGGGCATTCCCCTATCTGGCAGCAAACCCTGTGCCCTGCCTAGAGAGCTGAGTCGTGCactgaggaggagaggagagggccCCTCCCTATAGTGCTGATCCCTGCTTATTACCTGTGATCATTAAACACCCCAGGGCGCTGGACACTTGGCCCTGCTTTCCCAGGAGACCCTGGCCCATGCACACCTCCTCCATGCCGTGTAGGGTGctggctgctccccctccccagagccgggtgcacagagagagaggatgtGGTGTGTGGGCAAGCGAGCCAGTTTGGGAGGACTCTATGTCTCCTGGGAAGAGTCTGTTTACACCTGCACCTCTCTGTGCAGGGCTCTTCAGTGGAGGCCATGGACCAGCGGCTCCAGCAGGCCCAGAGGTTCAAAGAAGATGGGAACCGGTGCTACAAGGAGGGGCGCTTCAGGGATGCCGTGAGCCGCTACCACCGGGCACTGCTGCAGTTGCGAGGGTTGGACCCCAGTGTACCCTCTCCCCTGCAGGCCTTCGGGCGCGAGCAGCCGCCAGTGACGCCTGAGCAGGAGAGGGCACTGCACGGCACCCAGACTGACTGCTACAACAACCTGgctggtgagggagggggtgggggcagctgccTACTTGTGACATCACCACTGTGTCCCCCAGGGGTGTCCTAGCTCCCCACACCCTGCTTCTTCGTGACACCCTGCCATGCACCCTTCCCCCACTATGCCCTGCTTGTGGGCTCCTTCATCCTCTGGTTGGCACTGCCACCAtccgccccccccgccctccatgGGCTATTCGGCCCCCGGGGTACCACAGTCACCGCCATCTCCCTCCACCTCATGAGCCCCTTGAGCCCTGGATCTGCCACCACCATTTCCATCTGTGCGTGCCAGTCTCATGGTAGTGATGCCACTGTGCTGTTACAGCagtgaccctccctgcccccttgcacCGTCTCACTGGTGctgttcctcccacccccccagcctgctTGCTCCACATGGAGCCAGTGAACTACGAGCGGGTGAAGGAGTACAGCCTCAAGGTGCTGGAGAGGCAGCCTGAGAATCCCAAGGCCCTGTACCGTGCCGGCGTGGCTGCCTACCACCTCCGGGACTACGACCAGGCCCGGCACTATCTCATGGCGGCCTCGTGCAGCCAGCCCCGAGGTGAGAGCTGGGGCAGGATTGCTcatggagcaggggggattagGAGTCACCCTTGATTGGGAAGAATCAGGGCCTTGTCTCCACGCAGCAGGGGAGTTGTCCTGTTGCACCCCATCGCTAGAGGGTGACCCCAAGCCGAAGGGcagtggcagcaggagcagcaggacgGCTGCCCAGTTACAATAGCACTGGTGGCAGACACCTCTCGGGGGCAGGCAGCAGAGACATttcttgggggcaggggacagctaTCCGTCTGCAGTAGCGTGGGCAGCAGGTAAATATCTGGGGGTGAGAGGAGGGTAGTGGTGATATCTCTGGGTGGGCGGGGAggacaggggcagggagcagctcttCAGCTGCATGGGCATTAGCAGCAGGTGCATGGCTTTGTGCTGGCGGAGGATGCTGGGGTAGGGAGTGCTGGGAGCTAGATCAGGGCACAGGAGGAGGCTGAGTTAACGCTTCAACCCAGGGGAGGGGATGAGTTTGGCCGTTCAGCTCACACCGTGTCCTGTCCTGTCTTTCCCCTTGGCTCCATGGAGACGCCAACGTCAAGCGGTACCTGCAGCTGACAGAGTCCCAGCTCACCACCTACCACCAGAAGGAGAAGCAACTCTACATGGGGATGTTCAGCTAGCGAAATCATGGCTCCCCCCACCAGATACCACCAGGGCCACATGGatgcacccccctttcctggacAGACTGCCAGGCCACAGGGACACTCCCACTGACATAACACCAGGGTAATGGGAACATGTCTGGCTTTCCATTGAGGTCACTTGGGACCTGGGTTGCTAGAGAGGAAACCCGAGGCTGGTGGCTAGGACCTGCTTGGACTGCTCCCTTTCCTCTTGTCTGCGGAGCAGTGTCCTCTGTTGTTCCCAAGGGCCTGGACATTCCCAGAGTCACAACTGCACAGGCTCAACCACCCCATGGTTGTGGTGCCAGAGACAGGAAGTGTGGGCTGGATCATTAGCTTTGTCACCACACTGGCCCTCTTCATAAAGTGACCTGTCTccctgcactgtgtgtgtgtgtctgtcccttCCCTGCCTGGCCTCTTCTTCACATGGAGcacttggggagcagggggctgtttCAGGGAAGTtaaccccctgctctgctgctattggtCTCCTCATTTCCATAGTGATTGGAGCTGGGTCATTTCCATCCTAAGGCCTCTGAGCTGAGTCTGGCATCCTGAGCCACATGACCTCGCCCCACCTGGCCCTCTCTGGCCCTTACAAACAAGTAATTTCCACTCTCCTCACCCTGTCTGCAGCCAGCTGCCTGCAGCACTGGGGTTCCTGCAGTGACTGCATGCTTTACGTTGGGCTTCACCTGCACGCTGCAGAGGGGACTGGATTAGACTGGGACTGTGCAGGGAGGTGGCTTATCCCATGGACAGGGCACATACTGCACTGGTGCCTGCACTATGACCCTCGCTGCACACCCCTGAGGCCCCAACAACAGCTGTTCAGATAGAaatgaggggtgggggcagctgcatttcagttctGACATTTTGGCTGCTCATATcagagctgggcctggagccCATGTCTGGCTCATTCCAAGCAGCCAGGTGGGAGATCCGCTCGGGGGTGGGGCTCATGTCTCCTTTCCCAAGGGCTCGGTTTTGTCAGGTCCTGCAGCAAGTCtgactcctcctcccccagccctcccatcCTAGCAAACATCCTTCATTCCTGCCATCCACACGccctggctcctccctgctgcttaAGCAAACCCCTAGGCTGCCGACAGCTGGGAAATGGGGCTGTTGATTCTTCTTAGCTCCCGGCTTGCTcttgtccctcctccccctgcaatGTGCAAACACCAAGTCACCATCAAACTGCTGGTGCTGCCCCAGCTTCTCAGCTCCAGGGCCCAGGCTAAACAGTACTAAGGTGAGGCCAGTGCATGGGGCTGCTGCATCCCAGAGGGTGACCCCCAACCACCTCTGTCCCGAGAGCTGGGCTCAGCCTCCTGCACTGGTGTGCATGGTGCAGCAGCGTGAACAAAGCCCCTCCGCCTGGCCTGCTGGAGTCAGCCCCagagggtggaggggcaggagggaagagccagggatccactgaaggtaggaagtGCAGGTTTCTCAGGTGACAAGCTGATCCAacccagccaggagcagggacCTGCCCCACCACCTCTTGCCTTGGCATCTGCCCCAGAGAGATAAGAGCACTGGGGTGTGAGGCTGTGACTGGGGTCATGGCCAGGTAACGTGACgccagggccccaggctcccagggGCTAGATAATGCTGTGGGATTGCCTGACAAAGATGGCTAGGGTATAcaggaagatttttttgtttttgttttgtttttaaacaaggcCTGGGTCAGGATTAGGGGACAGGAGCGGGGTTATGAGCTGGGGTGGGAACGGGGGCAGAATGGGTCCAAGGTCCCCGGCTGCCAAGTTACCGGGGTGCGATGCCTCTCGACCAGGGTTTGGGGCCGAGGGGATGGGTCCTCACTGACACCAGGCACGGTGATGCAGCGGGTGCATCACCTGCAGCCACGGCGTCAGGCATGGTGGAATCTTCAGCAGGGCCTCCTTCCGGAGGGGAGGGCAACCGCTCTGTCTGGGAGGGTGTGCCCACAGGCTCAGGGTCCGGCTGCACAGCATCAGCCGTCGCCCCAAGGGGCTCGGTGGCCAAGACTGGGGTGCCATCCACAGCCAGGCAGATGGCTTGGGTCAGGGGCGCCCCGAGGaccagagcagggctggcagcctgggatatgggggaggaaggagaagggggtggCGGGACTAAGCCGCCACCCAGATCGAGGCCCTCTGGCAGGGGGTCATTGCAGCTGGGCCAGGAGTCTCATTATAAACTACGCCACAGGGGTACAgagtcccaggccagctgggcccaTTGATCTGCCAGGCTTGTGGGCCACAGCTGAGGAGGGCTCCCAGGGGGCCTGTCTGCACAGAGTGTGACACCAGCAAAGGAAGACTGGTTCACTTGAACAGCTGCAGAGCCCCATGTGGACACTCCAGTTTCAGTGCAGCTGAAGCAGATTAGGAGCTGCTAAGAGCACTCCATCCAGGGTCTTGCTGCAGTTTAATTCAACCAGTTTGTGTGTAGCCGAGGCCTCTGCATTGTAGCTCAGCCATTGCACAGCCCAGTCCCTGCATTCATTGTGCTCAGTCTGCCCTGGCCAAATCCAAGCCTGGGACGTTCCTAGCTCCCTCCCTGAGAAGGTAAGCAACTCTCCTGCCCTTGCTGGCTGTGCCACTGTGAAGCAGGTGCCATGGCTTGTGCCAGGGCCAAGTTCTCTCCGTTCTCTGTGTGGTGTGCAGAACAGGACAAGCCTCATGCAGGAGAAATAAACAACTGACTGGAGAAGTGGATGCCTCTTTCCAGCATCCTGCAGCCCTATGAAATGGGGGAGAAGGTATTGCAGCTGTAGCAGAGCCCAGCAGGTCATTACACAATCTTTCAGAAAGGCCATGCTCCTCCCCTCTATATGCCCAACAAGCTGCCTGGCTGTGGCCTTGGGGAGTCTGATCCCAGAATgctgcatccagttttgagatGCATATTTTAAGCAGGGCCCTGGCCAGCATGCAGGGAAGAGCACAGACCCTATCTGAGGGTGGGAGAACTACCTAATAACCCAGAGAAACTGACGGAGCTTGTTCTGTTTCATAAAGAGACAGGTGACTTGATTAAGGGCCACATTTTCCCCAGGGAGGGTGatttaccattggaacaactcCCAAGGAGGGGGTGGATTCCCCCATCTCCTGAGGTTTCCAAACTCTCAGGCAGCCTGTgtggaagatgctttagtcaaacccCAGAGGTATTGGATTCAATGCAGGGGGAACTGAGTGAATTGCTCTAGCTGGTGCCTCATGCCTGATGATCCAGTTGTCCACTGTGGCCTTAAACAGTCTGTGACTCTACCTCATGCAGTAATGGGGCCAACCCTTTACTATCCCCCTTGCTTATTCCCTTTTCTCCAAGAGCAACAGCCAACCCCTCCCCAAGCAGGGGATGTACAGGTGAGAGGTTCAGGGAGAGCAGCACTACTGTTGGTGGGTCTTTCTCCTCCCACTCCTAGGCCCAGAGAATTAATGCACAAGCTGACAGGGCACCAGCAGGAGTGATGGAAGCAAGGGCCAGGAAGGCCAAGCCACGGGGTGCAAGGAGCCTGTGAGAAAGCAGTGGAAGGTCTCTCCTGTGCAGGCCAGCCCCTGGGCCCATGCACCTGGTAAGCCTCACGTGATGCACAGGCTGAGGCTAATGAATTTCACCTAGAGAAGCACCTTTCAGCTGGGGTTTTCTCCCAGCTCCAGGGACAAgtcctgggctctgagggggagTTATTAGCATGGAGGCAGCTGGCATGGGGTTAATACAAGCAGCATCTGACCAGCAGCAGTAGCATGAAACAGAGCAGGGGGTCCAGTTCACAGCCCCCAGCTGCAATTACGCAGGTGCTGCCTCGACTTACCCTAAGGGCAGCATTTAGAATAAGTCCTCCCAAGAACAGGAAGGATCCTCTCCCCCTGGTAAGCTGGGGGCATCAAGGTAGGGAATGCATAGGGATTTTGCCAGCAGCCAACTGGGTTGCACCCCCAGCCAAGGCTAAGGGCACAGCAACTAATGAAAAGCAGGGCTTGGCTCTAACAGCCAGGGAAGGGTTGCATGTGAGCACCCATGCTCATAAAACAGCCTatgcatggagagagagagtgccCACTGCCTTCCTGGCCAGCATTGAAACACTGAAGTGGGGCGCTGCAGGGGGGAGTGGGGCGCTGCCCTTCCCAAGCCAGCAGACCCCCCCAGGTCTAAAACACCCTCCAAATCCTTAAcgttcaatttttatttttttccacttaGAATTGACACCAGCAATGAGCTCCTTGGtgcagccagagccaggcagctctgcccaCACAGAGCGCCTAGCCGCCGCAGCTAGTCAGACAGCAGCACCCAGACATACCTAGGTTATGGGAGATGCAGGGGGCCCGTGGTACCTGTTGAACATTTGATTTCAAGCCCAGACACAGTCCCTAGATAGAAGTTGGGGGGCCATTTCAAGCTCCCTGCCTCTCAGGGAGAGGGCTGCTCTGGCTTGCCCATGCTGTAGGGAGAGGGTGCCCCTGTGCCAGCCTTGTCAGTGCAGTTCTGCCAGcgttggggcagggggctgattcTAAATCCCCTTCCCAAGTTGTCGGCGATCGGGGTGGGTGAAGCACCAGGCCCTGCCAATTCCAGTCAGTTGTCTACCACAGAGAAGAGACATGAATAGGGGACGgtgaagggggaggaggcaggcagagcttGCAGTCCCAGTAAATGGGGTCCCATCCCCCTGAAAGGATGGGGCTAGGTGGTGGTTTTGCCACATGGCTTTCGGGAGCAGCCTGCAGCTAGAGGAAGTCACTTGGAGGCTCCGCTGGCCTTGGGAGCCAGAGGCCTGAGGGAACGGCTCACCATCCTCTTCAGCTCCTTGAAGGAGCGGGTCCTGTGTAGTTTGTAGCTGGCCACAGCCAGGTTGCTGGAATCCAGTGTGGCAGAGGCATGAAGCGGGCGGGCCCCAGGTGGCCCCAGCTGCCGCAGTCGCCAATCCCCATTCAGGCTGACAGCATCCACCTCACTGAGGCTGGAGGCACTGCTGCCCTCAGCCCgctgtggctgcagctccagctggctGCCATCAGGGAAGCAGGAGTCTGTGGAGAAGGCCAGCTGGCGgcttggtggggggaagggctcagCTTTCGGCCTCCCCAGAGCCTGGCTGGAGATCTCCAGGACGGATGCCCACTTGTGTCTGCCTgggggctccaggcagtgctgggagctgcagcgaTACACAGGCCTCGGCGTGCGGACGTTCATCTCTGAGCTGCAGCGGCTGCCCCCCTCTGCCCGGAGAGCTGGCCTGCGCCGGAGGCTGATCCTGCGAAGCAGCTCCCGCGGGCTGAGCCAGCTGCGCTCCGCACCTTCGCCTGCCTTCACCAACTCCCGCGAGGCATGCTTACCCTTGTAGAGCCGCTCCCGCTCAGTGCCAGGGGTCTTCCTGGAGGAGGCCTTGACCCTGACCACATGGGGATGACAGGACGAGGCCTCAGCCCAGCCGGCTCCCTCCGGCTGCTCCCGGCACAGCGAGAGCTGCTCCAGGAGCAACCCCACTGAGCGTTCGCTGGATCCCACAGAGGAGGCGGTGGAGCCCCGGCCCCCTGGGCCGTCCAGCGCCTGGGAGCTGTCAGGCCCCTCTGGAGAGCGGAGGTGGGAGCAGGTAGAAATGCGCCTGCGGAttttccagccagggagcggCCCAGCTGCCAGTGGGGAGCCGCAGACCGATGACATGGATTGGCTCTTCTGGTGCCCTGCCAGGTAGCTAGGCTCCGTGCGACTAGCTGCTGACCGACACCTGTACCTCAACACCAGCTTGGCGATGTAACGGTCCAGCTGGGCCCGGCGCTGCTCCTCTGAGGGGGCTGGCCCACTCTGGGGAGAGCCCTCCTGCACAGTGGGGATGGCTGCCCACTCGCTGAGGTCCTCCTGGGATGGGCCCCGGGACAGGCCGCTGGTAAAGAGTGGACTTTGCAAGGCCACGGCATGCAGTGGGCTGGGGTAGTGATAGATCTCGCTGGTGCTGCGGGACACCAGGTCACACTTGTACCGCAGGAGCTGCAAGCTCTGAGGGAACGCTGGCGAAAGCTCACCCAGGCTCAGCAAGAACTCCAGGTCCCCTGTGGAGAGAGTAGAGAGCAGGCATCCTGGATCAGAGACAGGCTCTGGCCTGGCAGGGGAAACCAGGTGCTTGGGCCAGTATTCCCTGCATGACATGGGGCTTGGCTGTACCAAACTGGACCCAGTATCTTGACTAAGTAGTGACCTAGGGGCTAGGTGCccacgggcactggcagggaTCCCGGCAAAAACGCGAGTTCAGAGGAGAGCTAGGAGAACAAATCAAGGGCTGGAAACCTGCCTCTGAGACCAGGGCCTTGTCCCCACTAGGAGGGGTCAGCTGGTACCGATATACAGGCATAGCTACCCCAGCAATCCCTCTTAGTGGCGGTGCAGCTTAAACCAGTTTCCCCAGCAAAATCAGCTCCCCCAGAAAGAGGCCGTTTtagctggtataactgtgtctacactagggcttttgccagcacagctgtcAGAGAGaagggtggaaaaaaaaaaatcccccactcaacatagctgtgccagcaaaagctCAAACATAGCTGCAGTTTTGACACCCAAAAAGGCCTTTTGCCAGTAGAGCTGCATGTGCTCGGTGGGGCTGGAATAAACTATGCTGGCACAAGAGCCGTTTTGCCAGTCTAAGCTGCAGCCATGCTCAGAGTGTTTTGCTGGTGTAGTACACAAGGATAGCCTATGGGGATAGCTACACCAGCAACGTGCTCCCAGCACAGACCTGTCCTCAGATCAGATGGAAAGCACATTGTTAAAAGGGAGAGTGATTAGCCATTTAACAGACTCAGGGAGATGGTTGATTCCCCATCACAAGGGAGagtggggcacggggttgggggtCTGTAAATCGAGCCCAGGATTCTAAGGCCTTGTTCACTGTAGCCACCCTGGTGTAGTGAAAGCATAGAGCCTCCTTTCCCCAGTGGGGATGTGGTTACACGGACCTGGTCTAGCTGTTCCTGTATAGGAAGTGGAATAAACTCTCCTGGGGTATGGCACCTTTATGCTGGTATAATTGCAGCCACACTGGGGCGAACTACACTGGTTAGGGGGTGGGATTCTAGTGCAAACCAGGCCTTGAAGGCATGCTCTAGCTCAGCCATGAATGGTAAGCTACATACAGGAGTCCCTGGGCCAGGTTGTCCAGCCTGGCCCATCAGAATGGACTTTCCTGGTCTTGAGATCTGTGACAACTCAGAGCAATGCTCCTGGAGTATCTGTGAGGCAGTGGGGAGCAGGCTGGCCCCACTTCTGCCTGGGATGCGGAAATCAGAGAACAGACAGTATGGGACAGTCCTGCACTGACCCTGCCGTGGGTCTGGGGGCATCAATGGCACCTGGCAGGGTGTCCAGAGCCCCTGTGGAAATAGGTAAGTTGGAATCAGTCAGCTCCCCCCTGCCAGGTTCAGGGTCATGCCCCAACCCTGTTGCTCCCCGGATCCTACTGGCTGACAGCAGGGCTCCACATCCTGAGCTGGCCGTTTCCTGCTTACCTGTTGAGACTGGTCTCCTGGCAGCGGCATGGGGGCTTCTGGGAGCATTGGGTACTATTACCCGCTGCAGCCGGAGGTCGAGAAGCCGGACAGTGGTCTCGTCAGTGGAGTGCGGCCGTGAACAGCCACTGTCCCGTAGGCCTGGGAGGTAGGAGAGGGAACCAACGCTGCAATGTGAGCCCCCTGGGCACTCGCTGTGCATGGATGTGGAGGAGTCGGACAGGGAGCCCATCTCGCTGGTC
The sequence above is drawn from the Natator depressus isolate rNatDep1 chromosome 7, rNatDep2.hap1, whole genome shotgun sequence genome and encodes:
- the LOC141991306 gene encoding uncharacterized protein LOC141991306, with protein sequence MARRAVPPSLWSGSDRVRFGERLQASLAGILELELLRETQKGTVESALGVREPAGAIQGGERQERLYRLYCEHRAAEQHSVYADTASTDYINRNSMPLPALFGMDIPSFVQSKPQDGGACGASGEFLASLLTLLVLRLGAELQGAGFRPRLLTWPWQQGWGSLGAKEPLPAAKLDRSKSEDLLGIPEKPCVSYCSSESIDVGCQAGNRDSRTPATSLALRTAGSSEHLLLPKRPRAQAEPNFTAPETSEADSRPSSGFYETSEMGSLSDSSTSMHSECPGGSHCSVGSLSYLPGLRDSGCSRPHSTDETTVRLLDLRLQRVIVPNAPRSPHAAARRPVSTGDLEFLLSLGELSPAFPQSLQLLRYKCDLVSRSTSEIYHYPSPLHAVALQSPLFTSGLSRGPSQEDLSEWAAIPTVQEGSPQSGPAPSEEQRRAQLDRYIAKLVLRYRCRSAASRTEPSYLAGHQKSQSMSSVCGSPLAAGPLPGWKIRRRISTCSHLRSPEGPDSSQALDGPGGRGSTASSVGSSERSVGLLLEQLSLCREQPEGAGWAEASSCHPHVVRVKASSRKTPGTERERLYKGKHASRELVKAGEGAERSWLSPRELLRRISLRRRPALRAEGGSRCSSEMNVRTPRPVYRCSSQHCLEPPGRHKWASVLEISSQALGRPKAEPFPPPSRQLAFSTDSCFPDGSQLELQPQRAEGSSASSLSEVDAVSLNGDWRLRQLGPPGARPLHASATLDSSNLAVASYKLHRTRSFKELKRMVSRSLRPLAPKASGASK
- the TTC9C gene encoding tetratricopeptide repeat protein 9C yields the protein MAAQGSSVEAMDQRLQQAQRFKEDGNRCYKEGRFRDAVSRYHRALLQLRGLDPSVPSPLQAFGREQPPVTPEQERALHGTQTDCYNNLAACLLHMEPVNYERVKEYSLKVLERQPENPKALYRAGVAAYHLRDYDQARHYLMAASCSQPRDANVKRYLQLTESQLTTYHQKEKQLYMGMFS